TCCTGCTTCAAAGTGGCAATGGTCCGTGATTCATCCAATGTCAATGCCGTATTTTTTTGATTTAATGTGAGCACAGTTTTAGTTAAATCCAATGTCAAATCCGCAGCCTTTACAGAAAAACTTCCATTATCATAATACTGCTGATCCTTTGCAGCTTTTCCGCCTACTGAGACTTCGAGCTCCGGCTTTTGGCTATCGATAATGAATTGAACCTTTTGATTGGCCTTATTGCCGGCAATGTCGCTTGTCGCAATCGTCAATTCATAAATGCCATCCTCGAACTCTTGCTTTAATGATGCCACTTTGTTGTCGGCTGAAAAGTTTGGCGTCAATGAGATGGTTTCCGTTTTTCCGCCGATTGATTTTTTGGTCATCGTCATTTCAGTTGCATTTGCGTTTAATTGCTGGTCTTCTGTAATGCTGATGTCAACTGTTTTCTTTTCTTTATATTTCTGATTATTTTCGACACCTACAACAGCAATGATCGGTGCACTTTTATCAATTGTAAAGGACAAAGGATAGGTGAATTCGCTCCCTTGGTTATCGGTAATGGTTGCCGTTCCTTCGTAATGCCCTTCCTCGGTCAGCGAAAGGTAGGCAATTCGTTTAAAAATACCAAATCGGTTTGGGGTAAAATCAACTATATGATTAAACCTTTCCCCATTATGTGTTCTTACCAGGTTTGCTGTGGCCTTGGTAATCTGTCCGTCATCTTCAAACTTAATAGTCACATCATCGTGATAGAAAGCGTCTGGATCGATGCCGGACATTTTCGGTTCGCCTTTATTGATGGTGAAAGAAACCTTTTCCTTGTCGCTTTCATTCCCCGCTCGATCACGAAGGAATGCCGTTACATCGTATTTACCGGACTGAGGAAACTCTACACTGCCCAATCGATTGTTTTCAACATCCCATTTTATCTCAGCTGGTTTCCCTTGCTCCTCTTCGTCGAGAACAACGAGGACAGATACATCATCATGGTTAAAATTCTTTTCCTCCACTGTGAGATTTAAAACAACCTGGTCATCCTTTTCTGTATAGATTGATTTTTTTGTCCCTGAAAGGGTCAGCTTCGGCTTGATAGTATCTCTTTCGATACTGAATGTTGCCGGATTGGCTGTGAACCCCCATGTATTTTCAGCAAAATCAACGGTAACGTTTAACTGACTATCACTTTTGGAGGGCAAAGAAACCTCAACTTTATATTCACCATTAAAAACAGACGCTTCATCGAGAATTTTGCTGACCTTAATGGTATTTGCCTCTTTTCCATCGTATGATGCCTTAAGGGTAAATGGCTGCTTTACATCAACAGGCGCAGGAGCTGGGTTAGTCGTTCCCTCTTCATCGGGCTTTTTGAGGGAGCTAAGATAGTTTTGATAATCTTCTTTCAAGTCGACTGTAAAAGTAATAACGTCCATTTGGTTTGTAAACCATTCCGGCTTAGCGTCTTTATCGATATCCCAAGTTATGCCGTTAAATTTGATATTTCTGCTCGTCTCGTTTTGTGATAATACATGGTTCGTAAAAATAAGGACAAAGATTAGCATGATGATGGTAAAGCTAGTCCATACCAAGAATTTATTATGCTTATAGCTTTTATTGATCAGTTCTCCCATCCTATAAATCTCCTTTTATCCCGCATTAACGGGCAGTACGCCCCACTTCAAGACTTAGAATGAACTAAAAGGATAAGTGGGGAATTTCAACTGCCCGTAAAAGCCCGATTGGTTCAACTAACACTCAGTGGTAGATGTAAAAAAAACCTACTAAGTGAAGTTTCACTTTATATGGTTGCATTCGTATGAACGATAACCACGTCTCGCTCTTTTATAAATTTGCTGTCGGACACCGGTGCCGTTAACACAGTTGTTTCCTCCATTCCTTCATTTAACAGCTCGGTCTCGTCAATCCCTGTCGATAATAACTCCGTTTCCACAGCGTCTCCTGATAATAGCTCTGTTTCGTCCGAATCAGCTTTTGCCAAAAGTTCAGTTGCATCTGCTGTTATTTTCTCTTCCAGTAGTTCAGTGGCAACAATATTGACTGAAGAAGGGACCACCGCTTCCAATTGTTCAATAGAATCATCATTGATGGAAGAAGGGATTTCCGTCCCCAGTAATTCAGTAGAATCTATACTAACGGAAGAAGGGACTTCAGCATCCAGAAGTTCTGTTGAATCCACACTACTAGAGGCGGCTACTTCCATTTCAACATCACGGCGGGGCTGAATCTCTCTTGTAATTGGCTTATTGTTCTGTTCTTGTTTAGAGCGGGATCGACCCCGCTGCTTTTTGACCCATTTGTGGAAACTAAATCCCGTTAAATCCTCGATAACCTCTGAAATATTTAATTTGATAAAAACAACAATAGAGATAATGAGTGAGAGGATGGATCCGGCAAGGCCGCCATAAAATATTGTTTGATAATCCACATTTATTCCCCCTGCCCCACCAGATTCAAATTCGTATACCTTCTTTTCAGCTTCAAAAATCCCTCATCATTAACAGCACCCTTTAATTGCGATGCCTGCTCGTATACCTTTACTGCCGCCTCATAATTCCTCATTGGTTCTTCTTTCCCATGTTCGATATCGAGCAACAAGTTTCCTAGTTTTATATATGCATTTAGACTAGCAGGAAACTCCTTCAGCGCTTCTTCGAATTGTTCTTTTGCTTGCTCGTGTTTGCCCATTTCCTGATAGATGATCCCAATTTTAATCAGGTACTCCTCTTGATTGATTCCCTTATCCTCATCGAGGAGGTTGTTGTAATAACGGATGGCTTTCTCAAAGTCGTCGACGGCTGCCGTTTTATCCTGCGAATTAATTCCTTTACTGTAATAGGCCTGTGCTAATTTCAGTTCAAAATCCTGTGCATATTTGTCAGATAAGAAATCATCATCCAATTTCGATAAAACATCGTTTGCCTTATCGATTAGTTGAATCGCCCTCGTATTTGCGTTAGGGATCTGGGCCTTATAAGATAGATAAATATTCGCCAACGAATTGTAATTATCAATTTTTTTTACGTTATTTCGGGCTTTATCGGTGAACTTTTCAAAATCGTCCAAGTCACTGGCGAACTTATTATAGTCAATGTTTAAGCTCCCCATCGTTGCGGCTAATGACTTGTAATACTCGACTTCAGGTTTGTCTTCTGCCTTAACCCTGCTAAAAAATTCTTGAGCACGAAAATAATCCTTTTCCACATCAAAATAAGTCATCCCTACTTTGAAGAGAACCTCACTATTTTCATCGATATTGCCATACCCATCATCCAAATATCTTTCTATATTCGAAAGGCCCTTATCCGCTTCACCGCTTTGAATATATATATCTAGTAAATTGTTATAGGCCATCGCTCTGCCTTTATCGAGCTTAATCGCTTGTTCAAGGATTTTAATGGCCTTCGTATTACGATCATTTTGTACATAGCCGTTTGCCTCGTTGATTAAACTCATATAATCCTGGAGCTGATCATTTTTCATCCCCTTATAACCCATTACAGAAGTCGTCGAAAACCCTAGGAATAGAACGGCTGGAATCATGAATAAAGATAATTTTTTATATAGCTTGCGTTTATAGCCCTGCGTTAATTTGTTGATGTTCTGCAAATCATAGGACAGCTCTTCACAGCTTTGATAACGATTACCGGGCTCAGCCTGGGTACATTTTGCAATAATGTGTTCAAGCCCCTCTGGCAAAGATGGATTCCAGGTTCGAATCGGCCTTAATTCATATGGCGGGTCACTTAAGGTTTTTCCCGTCACCAAATAGTAAAGTGTCACACCTAAACTATAAATATCTGTTCTTGCATCGGTCTGCTTACCGGATAACTGCTCGGGGGCTGCGTATCCTTTTGTCCCAAGATTCGTCGTATCAGTCGTATTCTCATTTTTAAACTCCCGGGCGATTCCAAAGTCTATCAGCTTAATTTTCCCCTCAGGGGTCAGCATAATATTATCGGGCTTCATATCACGATAAATGATGGGGTTAGGCTTTCTCGAATGCAAGTAGCCCAGCACATCACTTAACTGTTTTGCCCAATCAATAACCTCATTAGGTGCAGCGGTCCGTTCACGATTTAACTTCTCCTTCAGCGATTCACCTTCAATATAATCCATCACCACATAGATTTCGCCTTGGCGGTCAATAACATCATAGATACGCGGCAAGGCTCCGTGATCTAATCTTTTTAGCATATTGGCTTCAACGACAAGGCTGTTGACCAGCATTTCATTGTCGCTCTCCGCTCGTTTACGGATATCCTTTACCACCAGCGATTTCTTGAGCCTGTTATCCATGGCGAGATAGACAATACTCATACCGCCGCGGCCAATTTCTTTCAAGATTTCATACCGTTCATCAATAATCGTGCCGATTTTAATCAAGATGCTTCACCCGCTGTTACTTTCGTCATTAATACTGTGATATTATCGGCTTCCATCCGTTTCTTTACCAGTTCAACCAGCTCGACAACCGTTTCCTTCATTTGCTGCTCGTTGGAAAAACGGTCCGGTCTAAGGCTGGTAAACAGCTCCTCATTGCTAATTTCATGGTAAAAGCCATCGGTGCACAGCATGAACAAATCTCCTTCTTTTACCTTACCGTGTGATACGACAGGATCCAACTCTGGGGATGCGCCAACACATTGCAACAGGACATTTCGGCGCGGATCGATTTTCGCCTGCTTCTCTGTTATATTGCCCCGTTCAAGTTCCCTGGCTACTAGAGTTTGATCCTTCGTTAACAGTGAAAGGTCATCATGAATTTGGTAAGCTCTGCTGTCGCCGACGTGCAAAAGATAATATTTGGAATAAACAATCAATAAAGCGGTGATGGTTGTACCCAGCTTTATGTTGCCCGCTTCTCCATAATCTGAAATTTTGCGATTAAGTCCCTTCACACAGTTCGTTAATTGCTGCTGGATATCTATCACCATCTGCTCTTGGCCGGAATGAGTGATCTTGGGAAGTTCTGTTTCAAACCAGTCCAACATTCCTCTGATTACAGTGGCACTCGCCAATTCTCCTTGCGTGAGCCCGCCCATTCCATCACAAACGATAAATAGCCCGATACGGCCCATTGGTGTCCTGGCAGTTTTAAGCAGCAAGGCATCCTGATTGGTTTTCTTTTTGATTCCGGCGTCAGTATGGTAGGCAAGTTGAAAATACATCCACTCACCGCCTTTCTTATGAAGTATCACACGTTAAAGGACACTGCATTATTTTTTAAAAAAGCTTAAATAGAAACTCTTCATTCGAAAGTGTAATCCGATCGTCATGCATGATTTTTACTTTTTCATTCTTGGCAAGCCTAATATCATTCACAAAGCTTCCGTTAGTCGAGCGGTTATCCTTTAAAAAGTACTCGCCATTTTCCGTCAGGATATGGGCATGTACACGACCAACTGTTTTATTGGAGGAGGTGTAATCAACATTCTTTGGATCGCGACCAAGTTTAAAGACATCCTTAACAATCATAATTTTCTCTTGCCCGGCAAGTGTGAGTAAAAAGGCACTAGGTGCTTCAACCCCTAATGCGGTAGTCCCTACATCCGCTACTCCAAGGACCGTTGTTCCTTCATCCTGATGATAATTAATGTCAACCGCTATTCCCTTTCCATTACTTGGCATGATGTTTATTTGTGTCCCGGCAATCGTGGCCGCCGCTTTGAAGTTAGCTTCTTTTTCTCCGAGTTCTGTTCTTGTCACCCGTTTGTACTGAATTTCGTCCTCAATTTCAAGCTTTTGGCCGGTTTGTTTATTCCGTTTTACACTTTTTTGGTTGGATGCCATGACCTTATTTTGATCTTCAAGAAGAATTTCAGCATTGCCCGGGCTGTAAAGACCAACACTTTTTCTTGCTGGTTCTGTAGAAAAACTTTTTCTTTTGACTACTTCCGTGATATTTTGCAATGAGATTGGCTCCACCAAATCTTTTCCCAATTCTTCGATCATTCCCTTTAAATCTAGCAGATCAACCTCTTCTGCCCGAACAAGATAATTATGAATTTTAATAAAGAAACTCAAATCATCCTCCTCATCATAAGGCGCCATCCACAATAAGCTCAATAAAAACTCCTTAACCGTGCCGGTTTCATAGCGGTTATTTTTAATCGGCAAATAGAAAAATAACGGTCTGCCTGATAACGGGTCAATATAAATATACCTTTTATCGGCAATAATATTGCCCAGCTGCAGGCCGATTTTTTTTGAATGAAGAAGGGTTTCTACTATATGTAAAAGAAACTTGTGTAACCGTTCCTTCGAGAATCCTTTAAAGAATAATGGTTTAATATTTTCCCATGAAGACAAATCATACCGAAAAAAAACATCTTTCTCTTTTTCGATGACAACCATAGACAACAAACCGAAGACTTGACTATTTTCCAACAAGCCAATTTCGCTCCTTGCCACTTCCATATCGCTGGTCACCTGATAAAATAAATATTCACGGCAATTATCCAAATTAAAATCAATTTGTTTGATCAAGGCTGTCCGACCCCTTTTTTAAATTACATTGTCTTAGAAGCGCTTACGAATTAAGCAATTCACGCTTTCAGATAATCCTTCTTCCTTAAACTGGCTTGCATTAATCTGACCTTGTATAAATTATTGTTTATCTCCCTTTTATCTGGGAGTTTTGCAGCTTGAGCTTACTGTATGTGTTGAATCATATTGATTTCCACAATTACGGCAAAATACTACTCCAGGAACAGCGGAGGACTCGTATTTATTAATGTAGTCTTGCAGTGCGAGATAATCAATAAATCGGTTAGCAACTTTTTGCTGGTCTGTAAGTTTGCATTCAATTAAAGCAGATCTGCATTAATCCAATCCTGCTAAATTTTTTAAAACTCTGCCGGATCCTCACTTCCACAAAAGGAGACAATCAACCCATTATTAGTATCAATGACAACACCATAAAATCCTGATTAACCAAGTCCATTTTTAACAAACGTATGAACAATTTTCCAGTTAGATGCATTGAAGTGATTGATTTTATCATCATCTTTTAGAATTTCCGAAACATATAGTTGCTCTTCCTCTTTCCAAAAGGCCCTATTTTGCTTATTATTGTTCCTATTTTTATAAGCGATGTCGGTAGCAAATTTTAAGTCCTGGTCAGTTAAAGCATTATTTTGAACCGCCGTCAAAATTACTCACCATCCCCGTCTGCCTTTTGATAATTAAAACCATTGGAATCAACAACTGCTTCAATTTCATCTACGACGTTATAATCCCTGAAAAAAGAACTAGAAAGCTCTGGCAGGCTTTTGAACTCTTTCACAGATTCCTCGAACTCATCAGCAGCGATGACACAGATGCCCACTTGGTAAACCGTTTTTAACCCGGCCTCATAAACCTCTCTTAACGCGGATTCAAATTGCTCCGGTGTTAAAATCAGGTGATTCCTTTACAATCATGTGGCAGAAAAATATTCAGGTTTGTAAGCTGCCACATAATCTTCCAATGAAATTTCCAGGTTTGTCTCTGAAGAACTGGAAGTTTCATTATTCATGATAAAGGTGAACGTTTCACTTTCAATACCCTTTGCGGCGGGGTCTTCTTTTATAATTTGATTTAATTGGTCGCTGATGAGACGCAGGATAAAACTGTCAGCCAATAATCCTCCGTCTTTATCCATCACAGCACTAAATATTGCATTCTTATTTACAGCAGGGTGTAAATAGGATGTCACCGTATCATTACCTGCTGTTCCATAGCGGCCTCCAATATGGGTCGCTGTAAATTCTTGATTATATTTTTCTTTTAATAATTTTTCGACATCTGCTGCTGATCTATCGCACTACAGCCAATCAGGCTGAAAATTGATAGCGTCATTACGATCACACTTACTTTTTTCGAAAATTTCTTAAGCATAATCTTATCCCATCTTTCATACCGCCAAACAGGATTATCTATTTTACTCATAGAGTTGTTTCAAGAATGAGACTAAAGACGACGGATGACCATCGTCTTTAGATTTCATATTTATTTAAACGCGTCAGATAAATTAGTATTGGCAGTTTCTGTTTCGAAATAGCACTGTTCAACATTGGTTCTTAGAAAGTTTACATAGTTATCTAGAATATCGTGATAGGTTTGGAAGTACTTTGCTGCAAATCTATCATAGGCAGAAATGGTTGCCATAGACGATTCACCTTCCCACGTATTTGAAAGATTTTTTATTGTATTTAGGCTTGTTTACTAACTCTTGAGAAAGTCTTGTATTTAAACCCTCAATCGTTATTTCCATAAAAAGTACAACAATTAATTACCATTTTATATTAAATTTACGGTAGGTTCATGATATAAAATACCTAGCTATCCTTTTTTTTACAGTCACAAAGCACATACAAAAATAGTACAATTAGGCTGGATATTTTTACATTTTTTAACAACCGCTTAGCTATTATGTGCAATATTCTGAAGATTTTACATAATGGATCCACACCGAAAACTGAATAATCCCCGTCCTTGACAGAAAATGATTCACTTCGGGGCAGGAAAATAAAGATATTGCTTTGAAGGTTTTTATGAGTTTATTGTTGAATTATTAGATCGTATGTAACAAAATGAATAGAAACTGACTGCGGAAAAAAGGAGACAAATAGAAATTCAGGGGCATACCATTTCTGATTTTAAAATTTTAATTTCTAATCTATTAAAAGCTCGTTTTCCATATTTGTATATTTCTACATGGGAAGAAGAGAGGGCGGTAATGGTGATTCAATCCGTTGTCACAAATGAAGCCTAATCAAAACAACCCGTAAATTTTTTACATAGAGTATAACCAATGGAATGTCGGAAAATGGACAAAAAGGGAAGGAAGAAACGAAGTTTCCCTTCAAGGCACTCGAGTTTATTGAACACTACAATGAACCAGCCACCTTTATTCTTAAAGACTTTCATGTATACTTTGGTGCAAATGGACGGCACGCGGATCACCAGCTAATAAGGAAAGTCCGGGACCTTTTGCCTTTATGAAGAAAAGCCTGCACTCGAAAAATGTTATCTTTGTAAGCCCTTGCCTCGTAATGCCAAATGACCTGCAAAAAGATATGACGATTGTCGATTTTTCCCTTCCTTCTTTTTCCGAATTCAAGTACGTTTTAGATGAAATGATCTATGCTAACCAAAGAAGCGGTCATTAATCTTCAACAGGAAGAAAAAGAACGACTGGCGAAAGCCGCTTTAGGAAAGAAAATATACGGAAAGCCATCCAAACCGCAGAAGCCATCTCCCCGTCAATCCTTTGCTAAAAGCATTAGAAAATCATAAAAATTGGTGTATGGAAATAAACAATAGATAAGGCCTTCTCCATAAGCAGAAGGCCTATTTTTTTACCTTTTTCAGAAAAAAAAGTATACAAAAAAGAACAGCTGGCTCAGCTGTCCTTTTTCGTGCCTGGCAACGTCCTACTCTCACAGGGACAAAGTCCCAACTACCATCGGCGCTGAGAAGCTTAACTTCCGTGTTCGGTATGGGAACGGGTGTGACCTTCTCGCCATTATTGCCAGACTATTTTTGCTTGAGGTTTCATTCCCTCAAAACTAGATAATGCAGAAGAAGTGTTGTAAAAACGAGTTCGCTTTAAAACTTGGTTAAGTCCTCGATCGATTAGTATCAGTCAGCTCCACATGTCGCCATGCTTCCACCTCTGACCTATCAACCTGATCATCTTTCAGGGATCTTACTAGCTTGACGCTATGGGAAATCTCATCTTGAGGGGGGCTTCATGCTTAGATGCTTTCAGCACTTATCCCGTCCGCACATAGCTACCCAGCGATGCCTTTGGCAAGACAACTGGTACACCAGCGGTGCGTCCATCCCGGTCCTCTCGTACTAAGGACAGCTCCTCTCAAATTTCCTGCGCCCACGACGGATAGGGACCGAACTGTCTCACGACGTTCTGAACCCAGCTCGCGTACCGCTTTAATGGGCGAACAGCCCAACCCTTGGGACCGACTACAGCCCCAGGATGCGATGAGCCGACATCGAGGTGCCAAACCTCCCCGTCGATGTGGACTCTTGGGGGAGATAAGCCTGTTATCCCCGGGGTAGCTTTTATCCGTTGAGCGATGGCCCTTCCATGCGGAACCACCGGATCACTAAGCCCGACTTTCGTCCCTGCTCGACTTGTAGGTCTCGCAGTCAAGCTCCCTTGTGCCTTTACACTCTACGAATGATTTCCAACCATTCTGAGGGAACCTTTGGGCGCCTCCGTTACTCTTTAGGAGGCGACCGCCCCAGTCAAACTGCCCACCTGACACTGTCTCCCACCCCGATTAGGGGTGCGGGTTAGAATTTCAATACAGCCAGGGTAGTATCCCACCGACGCCTCCACCGAAGCTAGCGCTCCGGTTTCTACGGCTCCTACCTATCCTGTACAAGCTGTACCAAAATTCAATATCAGGCTACAGTAAAGCTCCACGGGGTCTTTCCGTCCTGTCGCGGGTAACCTGCATCTTCACAGGTACTATAATTTCACCGAGTCTCTCGTTGAGACAGTGCCCAGATCGTTACGCCTTTCGTGCGGGTCGGAACTTACCCGACAAGGAATTTCGCTACCTTAGGACCGTTATAGTTACGGCCGCCGTTTACTGGGGCTTCGATTCAGAGCTTCGCTTGCGCTAACCCCTCCTCTTAACCTTCCAGCACCGGGCAGGCGTCAGCCCCTATACTTCGCCTTGCGGCTTCGCAGAGACCTGTGTTTTTGCTAAACAGTCGCCTGGGCCTATTCACTGCGGCTCTTCGAGGCTATGAACCCCAAAGAGCACCCCTTCTCCCGAAGTTACGGGGTCATTTTGCCGAGTTCCTTAACGAGAGTTCTCTCGCTCACCTTAGGATTCTCTCCTCGCCTACCTGTGTCGGTTTGCGGTACGGGCACCTTTTATCTCGCTAGAGGCTTTTCTTGGCAGTGTGGAATCAGGAACTTCGGTACTATATTTCCCTCGCTGTCACAGCTCAGCCTTTATGGTAAGCGGATTTTCCTACTTACCAGCCTAACTGCTTAGACGCGCATATCCAACAGCGCGCTTACCCTATCCTCCTGCGTCCCCCCATCACTCAAACGATAAAGAGGTGGTACAGGAATATCAACCTGTTGTCCATCGCCTACGCCTTTCGGCCTCGGCTTAGGTCCCGACTAACCCTGAGCGGACGAGCCTTCCTCAGGAAACCTTAGGCATACGGTGGATGAGATTCTCACTCATCTTTCGCTACTCATACCGGCATTCTCACTTCTAAGCGCTCCACCAGTCCTTACGGTCTAGCTTCAACGCCCTTAGAACGCTCTCCTACCACTGACACCTACGGTGTCAATCCACAGCTTCGGTGATACGTTTAGCCCCGGTACATTTTCGGCGCAGAGTCACTCGACCAGTGAGCTATTACGCACTCTTTAAATGGTGGCTGCTTCTAAGCCAACATCCTGGTTGTCTAAGCAACTCCACATCCTTTTCCACTTAACGTATACTTTGGGACCTTAGCTGGTGGTCTGGGCTGTTTCCCTTTTGACTACGGATCTTATCACTCGCAGTCTGACTCCCACGGATAAGTCTTTGGCATTCGGAGTTTGTCTGAATTCGGTAACCCGATGAGGGCCCCTAG
The DNA window shown above is from Neobacillus sp. WH10 and carries:
- a CDS encoding serine/threonine-protein kinase; amino-acid sequence: MIKIGTIIDERYEILKEIGRGGMSIVYLAMDNRLKKSLVVKDIRKRAESDNEMLVNSLVVEANMLKRLDHGALPRIYDVIDRQGEIYVVMDYIEGESLKEKLNRERTAAPNEVIDWAKQLSDVLGYLHSRKPNPIIYRDMKPDNIMLTPEGKIKLIDFGIAREFKNENTTDTTNLGTKGYAAPEQLSGKQTDARTDIYSLGVTLYYLVTGKTLSDPPYELRPIRTWNPSLPEGLEHIIAKCTQAEPGNRYQSCEELSYDLQNINKLTQGYKRKLYKKLSLFMIPAVLFLGFSTTSVMGYKGMKNDQLQDYMSLINEANGYVQNDRNTKAIKILEQAIKLDKGRAMAYNNLLDIYIQSGEADKGLSNIERYLDDGYGNIDENSEVLFKVGMTYFDVEKDYFRAQEFFSRVKAEDKPEVEYYKSLAATMGSLNIDYNKFASDLDDFEKFTDKARNNVKKIDNYNSLANIYLSYKAQIPNANTRAIQLIDKANDVLSKLDDDFLSDKYAQDFELKLAQAYYSKGINSQDKTAAVDDFEKAIRYYNNLLDEDKGINQEEYLIKIGIIYQEMGKHEQAKEQFEEALKEFPASLNAYIKLGNLLLDIEHGKEEPMRNYEAAVKVYEQASQLKGAVNDEGFLKLKRRYTNLNLVGQGE
- a CDS encoding FHA domain-containing protein; amino-acid sequence: MIKQIDFNLDNCREYLFYQVTSDMEVARSEIGLLENSQVFGLLSMVVIEKEKDVFFRYDLSSWENIKPLFFKGFSKERLHKFLLHIVETLLHSKKIGLQLGNIIADKRYIYIDPLSGRPLFFYLPIKNNRYETGTVKEFLLSLLWMAPYDEEDDLSFFIKIHNYLVRAEEVDLLDLKGMIEELGKDLVEPISLQNITEVVKRKSFSTEPARKSVGLYSPGNAEILLEDQNKVMASNQKSVKRNKQTGQKLEIEDEIQYKRVTRTELGEKEANFKAAATIAGTQINIMPSNGKGIAVDINYHQDEGTTVLGVADVGTTALGVEAPSAFLLTLAGQEKIMIVKDVFKLGRDPKNVDYTSSNKTVGRVHAHILTENGEYFLKDNRSTNGSFVNDIRLAKNEKVKIMHDDRITLSNEEFLFKLF
- a CDS encoding protein phosphatase 2C domain-containing protein, which translates into the protein MYFQLAYHTDAGIKKKTNQDALLLKTARTPMGRIGLFIVCDGMGGLTQGELASATVIRGMLDWFETELPKITHSGQEQMVIDIQQQLTNCVKGLNRKISDYGEAGNIKLGTTITALLIVYSKYYLLHVGDSRAYQIHDDLSLLTKDQTLVARELERGNITEKQAKIDPRRNVLLQCVGASPELDPVVSHGKVKEGDLFMLCTDGFYHEISNEELFTSLRPDRFSNEQQMKETVVELVELVKKRMEADNITVLMTKVTAGEAS